A part of Anolis sagrei isolate rAnoSag1 chromosome 3, rAnoSag1.mat, whole genome shotgun sequence genomic DNA contains:
- the LOC137096726 gene encoding LOW QUALITY PROTEIN: claudin-34-like (The sequence of the model RefSeq protein was modified relative to this genomic sequence to represent the inferred CDS: inserted 2 bases in 1 codon; deleted 2 bases in 1 codon; substituted 1 base at 1 genomic stop codon) — MEKWLRRKLGLAEGDFPAAPQLIQLAYICSLTVLAVIGWVLCLTAMGVDEWRVWHPMPGIDAGKIWVGIWGVCFERPEVEPMETECLEFQDEHWSLPMEFFVAQDLMSLAIIIVFLGLAFMSFALWNIYQKRRPKNVLLAFLCLGGVLNLFSGVIILIPLFWNMHSILVNEGIVFLEAFELPYFPYEQKIGSAIYVGISASGFXITSSVFILSEKXVGLGRVPPIIMVMLKQFNSDTEPCPCCGSAISLEIFRS; from the exons ATGGAGAAGTGGCTAAGGCGGAAATTAGGCTTGGCTGAAGGCGACTTTCCAGCTGCACCTCAGCTCATCCAACTGGCCTACATCTGTTCACTGACT GTCCTCGCGGTCATTGGTTGGGTCCTGTGCCTGACTGCCATGGGAGTGGATGAATGGAGAGTGTGGCATCCCATGCCTGGCATCGACGCTGGCAAGATCTGGGTGGGGATCTGGGGAGTCTGCTTTGAGAGACCTGAGGTTGAGCCCATGGAGACAGAGTGCCTGGAATTCCAGGATGAACATTGGTCCCTCCCAATGGAATTTTTTGTTGCACAGGACTTGATGTCTTTAGCTATTATTATAGTATTCCTAGGTCTAGCTTTCATGTCGTTTGCGTTATGGAACATTTACCAAAAAAGAAGACCAAAAAATGTGTTGCTTGCTTTTTTATGTCTTGGGGGAGTTCTGAATTTATTTTCTGGGGTCATCATTCTTATCCCACTTTTCTGGAATATGCATTCTATTCTAGTAAATGAAGGAATTGTGTTCCTTGAAGCTTTTGAATTGCCTTATTTTCCATATGAGCAGAAGATTGGGTCTGCCATCTATGTAGGGATTTCTGCTTCAGGGTTCTAGATAACAAGCTCCGTCTTTATTCTCAGTGAAAA TGTTGGTTTAGGTAGAGTCCCTCCAATAATCATGGTCATGCTGAAGCAATTTAATAGTGACACTGAACCCTGTCCCTGTTGTGGCTCAGCCATCTCTCTTGAGATATTCAGATCATAA